The DNA window AAAGGTTAAAAATGACAAACGCACCATACGCTGAATTTCAGTCGTATAGTGCGTCGTTAAAACGAATATGTCTGTTGTAAATGGGGATAAGCCGGATTATTACGGGATTCTGCGCCTTGAACACCATTCCTCTATGGCTTCATCAATGGATTTGCGGTAATTCCGGTTGTCCTCGGTGGCATGGCCGGCGCAGATGTCGGAACGGTGCTTGTCGTAGTATGACCTGGCGATGCCGCAGCGTTGCAGGAACAACCGCGCCCATGTCTCAGCCTCTTTCCTCGGGCTGATGTTACTCGCCACGGCAAAGACCATGTAGCAGACCCGCAGTTTCTCCTTCGGCAGCACGGCAATGGATTTTGCCTCTTCCCTTACGTTGAGGAAATTGGCAAAATCGAGAGGGGTACAGTTCTCAAACTGGCTGTCGTTGCAGACATCGTGTATCGCCATGCACAAGCCCAGTTCAACCACATCACGCCACTTGGCGGTTTCAAGCAACAAACCTCCGTTCATCGACCTTCCCCTTTCTCCATGCGGTCAAGGTCGTTTATAATACTTCCGGCTATGCCGTTCAGTTTCGTGGCAAGCGCATACAGGTGTGAGGCTTTGAGGGAAAAGACATCCCCGGCGCGCTGGTTCTCATGCTCGTATTCAGCATATATTCTCCTGACATCGGTCTGCCGCCTGTCATGTTCCGCCTTTGCAGCATCGCACTCCTTCTCAGCCTCGGCATACTCTTTTGAGCCGAGAGGTAGATAGTCAAGGCGATGGTTCAGCTCGCAGTACCGTTTCCAGTAAGGGTTAAGTTCATCAGAAGCCTTTTGAAATATGGCATGGTAATGTCGGGAGTGAGCGTTTGCAATCCCCCGGAAATCAATGCCATCAAGCCGCCCTATATTATTAAGGAGTGTCGTGGTCTCTGCTTTGAGGGAAATAGCTATCTCACGTAATCCTGACAAATCCTCACCTGCCATAACCTCCGCATCGGCTATAAGCGCATTGGTGTCCTGAAAGTCGTAGTAGAACCGTGCAAGCTCATACGCCTGTTCAAAAGACATCGTACTACCATTGCAAGCGGCAACAATCCCATTGACTTCATCGAGCCGGTTTGCGATATTTATAGATTTCTTCATAAAAACATTGTCATATATACCGGGAGACACAATACAGTGCCATCCTTGCGCATATCTTTCGTATATACAAGATATTCATTTTTAATTCTTGACGAAAATTTAGAGCAGAAAGCATCCAATGAGGCATGAGCCTTGTAACCGGACGATTTCACCTCGATTGGGCTAACCTTGTCTCCGTCTGAAATCAAGAAATCAACCTCGTAATTGTGTTTTCCGCTCTCTGTCGGAAATGTATAGTAGTGCAGTTCGTGGCCTGCGGCCTTAAGTATCTGCGCCACCACATTCTCGTAAACATAGCCGAGGTCGGCACTGAGTTTGTTGCTCAGCAGTTTTTCATATATTACATTCTGTGTGAATTTTTTATCCCAAAATGCAAGTGTTACGAAAAGTCCGGTGTCACCGACAAACATCTTGAAACGGCTTGTGTCATGGTGCAACGACATCCCGGCACCCGGATCGTTGGCATGGTATGACATATTGACCGTCATTGACTCCTTCATTTCCGACAGCACGTCCGCAAGCTCGTGACTTCTTGCCCCGCCTGTTGAACTCCACGCCATATAACGGTTTGAATTGCGTGTCAATTCCGACGGAATGTTATGGAACAGCAGCGATGCGTTGCCGGATGGGTCTATGCGGTTGAAGTCGTTTTCATAGAGAGTGATTATTCCCCGTTTCGTGCGATCGACCTTCTCCATATTGTTCGTCTCTATATAAGTGGCGACGGCCTGCGGCATACCTCCCACAAGCATATACAGCCGGAAATCGCGCATGAGTGAGCGGTTGGCTACATCCCCAAGAGATTTTCGGTCTCTGAAACATTCCTCAAGCATAGGTACGGACACTCTGTCACCTAAAGCCCACTTGAACTCCTCGTAATCCATCGGGTACATATTGACCGTAAGTTCCTCGCTGGGTATCAGTATCCCATCAACATTTTTCCTTATAGAAATCAGCGAGCCGGTCTCAATATAGTCATAACGACGGTCTTTAACGAGATATTTTATGGCCTGTCGTGCCTTGGGGCAGTTCTGCACCTCATCGAAGATGATGACAGACTTCCGTTCAATCAGCTCAACATGATATATCATCTGCAGGCGCATGAATATGAAATCGAGGTTTGACACGTCATTGAACAAATCCCGTACCTCGTCGCTGCACTCGACAAAATCAATCAGTATGTAACTGTCATACTCGGCGCGTGCAAATTCCTCGGCAATCGTTGACTTTCCGACCCGTCGCGCGCCTTTTATCAACAAGGCTGTGGAACCGTTGTCCGATTCTTTCCATTGTTGCAGTTCCCGGTATATCTTTCGCTTGAATATCATGTAATAGCCATTGTTTAACAGGTGCAAAGATAATCAATCTCACACGATTCTCAAAATGTTTTAGACTGTGTTTGGCACGATTCTCAAAATGTTAGCCTTGTGCAAATGTAACTTACTGTCAGACAATGACATTTTTAGTCGTTTTCTTCTTTTTCATTTCTCTTCTCAAACATCTTGTCAACGAGGTTGACAGCCTCAATCTTCTTACTGTCAACAATTTTTGCGTAAATCTGCGTTGTGCGGACATCGGAATGCCCCATCAGCTTACAGGTCGTATAAAGGTCTGCTCCTACGGTCATCATGAGTGTTCCGAATGTATGGCGGGATGTGTGAAAAGTCAGATGTTTGTCTATTCCGGCGGATTTTGCCCAAACCTTGAGAATCTTGTTGATTGTCATCAGAGACGGCAGCCCTGAGAAAATGGGAGAGTTTTCATCTTCATTTCTTTCAGGAAGCCATGCGAGCGCATTGTTGGAAAGCGGGATATAAACAGGTGTCGATGTCTTCTTCATTACAACCGACAGCAGGTATCTGCCGTCATTCATCTGCACATCTTTCCATTTCAAGGCGTAAATGTCGCTCATTCTAAGTCCGCAATAGCATGAAAACAGGTATGCCTGTTTCACAACCGGATTATAGCAATCGGTGGCTGTGATTTTCTTTAATTCTTCAATCGTCAGGAACTGTCGTTGTGATTCGGGCTTTTTCACACGTTCTGCCGCAGAAAGCAGCATGAACGGATTTTCGCCGAGTACTTCCGCACGGACAGCGGCATTGAGCGCAATCGAAAGCTGGGAGATATAGCTCACCGCCGTGCCTTGCGATATACGGCCTTCCTTTGGCGCGTATGCACTGTTCCTAATTCCCTCGCTCACCTTGTTCTGCCTGTTGTATGAGTTCTGCAGCCAGTCGATGAAGCCGAGTGCCCATTTCTTGTCTATATCACCCATGCGGGTCTTTTTGCCGTACAGTGTCACGACTTTAATAACACTGCCCAAAAGTGCTATATTGCGTATGCCCTTGCGTTCCTGCGCGGCCTTGAATTTGTCGAGCCAGTCCGTCAGCAGAAGTTTCTGCCACCCGGCATTGCGCCTTATTCCGGCCTTTCCGTTGGTTATGTCTATTATACGCTGGGATTTTATGGCTTCCACTGCGGCACGGGTCGCCCTGTTCTGCTCCTTGACTTTCGCGCTGACTTCAGGAAGCAGATAGAGTTTAAGAAACTCATAACTACGTTTCCCATTGACATATATGTCAAGATAGAAGGATTCTGAACCGTCAGCGAGTTTCTTGGTGCGCACTCTGACAGGTTCTTTGAGTTTTGTTTTCTTTTTGGGAGAGGTCATATTATTTAGTTTTGTCATTTATAAAACCTTGTCAAGGAGATTCATCGCCTCGACTTTTTTACTGTCGATAATTTTTGCGTAAACCTGGGTCGCGCGCACATCGGAATGTCCCATCATCTTGCTTGCCGTATAGAGGTCAACCCCGGCAGTCATCAGCATTGTTCCGAACGTATGGCGCGACATGTGGAATATACACGGCAAAGCAAGCGACAGCGAACAGGTAAAAATTAAACGTAAACCGTTAGAAATAAGCGACATTTCAGTATTCTGCCAAGTTGAGAAAATGCAAACCACAACGGAATATTGAGGTTGTTCAGTTACCAAACCGTTAGCCGGGCTGTTACCGAAACGGGAATAGGTAACAGAAAGCGATAAAAAGAAATCCTCACCGTTTTGTTTGCACTCATACACAGTGTTTTGCATATCAAGGAACGCTTATATGGCAAGTAAATTTGCACTTAAAAATATAAGCGTATGAAAGTAGAAAAATTCAAGGTGCTGCTCTACCTCAAAAAGAGCGGACTGGACAAGTCGGGCAAGGCTCCCATCATGGGACGCATCACGGTGAACCGCACGATGGCGCAGTTCGGATGCAAGCTGTCCTGTACCCCCGAACTGTGGAATCCCCGTGAAAGCCGTCTGAACGGCAAGAGCAAGGAGGCGGTGGAAATCAATGCCAAGATTGAAAAGTTGCTGTTGGCGGTGAATAACGCTTTCGATAATCTGATGAGCCGTAAAGTGGATTTTGATGCAACCGATGTGAAAAACCATTTTCAAGGCAGCATGGAAACACAGATGACCCTTATGAAAATGACGGACGTTATCTGTGACGACCTCAAAGCCCGTATCGGCATTGACCGGGCGAAAGGGACTTATCCCGGTTATCACTATATGCGCCTGACACTCGGTGAATTCATCGAACATCAGTACAAGGTCAAGGATTTGGCATTCGGGCAACTGACGGAGCAGTTCATCCACGACTATCAGGCATTCGCTATGGAAAACAAGGGATATGCGATAGATACCGTTCGCCACCATCTTGCCATCTTGAAGAAGATATGCCGTCTGGCATACAAGGAGGGCTATGCAGACAGGAGCCACTTCCAGCATTTCACCCTGCCTAAGCAGTCAGATAAAACCCCACGGGCATTGAGCCGTGAATCGTTTGAAAAAATCCGTGATGTGGAAATACCTGCTTACCGTAAATCCCACATATTGGCAAGGGATATGTTTCTCTTCGGGTGTTACACCGGGGTCTGTTATGCAGATGTTGTCTCAATTACCCGTGAGAACCTATGTACGGATGAGGACGGGGCTTTGTGGTTGAAGTATCGGAGAAAGAAAAACGAACTTCGTGCCAGTGTAAAACTGTTGCCGGAAGCGATTGATCTGATTGAGAAGTATCACAGTGAGGAAAGGGACACCCTGTTTCCTTTACTGCGCTGGTCAAATCTCAGAAGGCACATGAAGGCGTTAGCTGCACTGGCTGGCATCAAGGACGACTTGTGCTATCATCAGGCGAGGCATAGTTTCGCCTCGTTAATCACGCTCGAAGCGGGTGTGCCTATCGAGACCATCAGCCGGATGTTGGGACACTCCGATATTTCCACCACTCAGGTATATGCCCGTGTCAGCCCGAAAAAACTGTTCGAGGATATGGACAAGTTCATAGAAGCAACCCAAGATTTCAAACTCACCCTATAAACCCAACAACAATATGCGAAGCACTTTTTCACTATTGCCCTATATCAACCGCAGCAAAGTCAAGACTGACGGTACGACCGCCGTACTTTGCCGTATAACCATTGACGGCAAGCAGACAGTCATAAGCACAGGTATCTATTGCCGCCCAGAAGACTGGAACGGCAGGAAGAATGAGATAAAGATTATCAGGGAGAACAACCGTTTACGGGAATACCTGCGTCTGACGGAAGAAGCCTACACCGAGATACTGAAATCGCAAGGCGTGGTCAGTGCCGAAATGCTGAAAAACCACATATCCTTGAACAACATTCATCCGACTACCTTATTGCAAATGGGAGAATGGGAACGTGAGCGGTTGAAGAAACATTCCGAAGAGATTGATTCCACTTCTTCCTATCGGGCTTCAATGTACTACCAGAAGTACCTGACGGACTTTATAGCGTCAACCGGGAAAAAGGACATTCCTCTTGAAGAAGTGACGGAGGATTTCGGCAAGTCCTACAAAGCCCATTTGAAGAAATGCAAGAACTTCGGAGTTTCCCAAACAAACCATTGTCTGCGTTGGCTGAACCGATTATTGTACCTTGCAGTCGATAAGGAGATTATCCGTGTGAACCCCTGCGAGGATTTGGAATATGAAACGAAACCTGAGGCAAGACACAGGTACATCAGCCGTGATGAGTTCAAGAAGATACTTTCCACACCGATGTATGACAAGCGGATGGAACTGGCAAGACGGGCTTTCATCTTCTCGACCCTGACCGGACTGGCGTATGCAGACATACAACTGCTGCATCCCCATCATATCGGGACGAATGCGGAGGGCAGACGCTACATCCGCATCAACCGCAAGAAGACAAAAGTGGAGGCGTTCATACCCTTACATCCCATAGCGGAACAGATATTGTCGCTGTATAACACAACTGATGATGAGAAGCCCGTGTTTCCTCTTCCCAACCGTGATGCCCTATGGTTTGAGGTTCACGAGTTGGGAATAACCATAGGAAAAGAGGATAACTTGACCTATCATCAAAGTCGGCACAGCTTCGGCACTTTCCTGATTTCAGCGGACATACCCATTGAGAGCATCGCCAAGATGATGGGACACTCCAATATCAGGACGACACAGGGATATGCACGGATAACAGACGATAAAATCTCCAAGGATATGGACAAACTGATGGAGCGGAGAAAGAAAATATCGGCTGGCGAAAAGAAAGAGAATAGTAAATAACCATTATAAAATAGATGAATTATGAACAGAGGAATAATAACAATCAGTGAAACGGGGGTGGTCACCGTACCAACTGCCCCCGTGTGGATGACCCAGTTTGAGATAGCCGACCTGTTTGGGGTGTTCTCGTGCGACATCCGCAAGGCGATACGGGCAATCTACAAGAACAAGGAATTGAGTGAAACTTATACAATGAAGTATATCAAGCAAACTGACGGCATCAGCTATGATGTGTATAACCTTGAAATGATTATAGCCATTGCATTCAGGATATGCAGTAAAGAAAGTTTTCAGTTCAGACGGTTCGTAATAAATGAAATCTGCGCCTCCAAGAAAGGAAGTCCGACAACATTGTTCTTCTCTTGCGGTAAGGGCAGTAACCTATGGTATAGTTGAGGTTCATCCCGTCAGCCACCTGTTCCCGATGCTCGGATGCAAAGGTAGCGTGTGGCTTTGACGGCATTGGCAAGGTCAGGCGGCAGAGCCGTTTCAGGCAGAATCTTCCTCAAACGGGTTTGAGCGTATTCCGCCCGAAAACCTTGCCACTGCCATCCACACGCTTGAAAGGCATCCGGCAACGGAAACAAGCGACTGGCGGGAAATCAGAAGAAATAGAGGAAC is part of the Duncaniella dubosii genome and encodes:
- a CDS encoding ATP-binding protein, with amino-acid sequence MIFKRKIYRELQQWKESDNGSTALLIKGARRVGKSTIAEEFARAEYDSYILIDFVECSDEVRDLFNDVSNLDFIFMRLQMIYHVELIERKSVIIFDEVQNCPKARQAIKYLVKDRRYDYIETGSLISIRKNVDGILIPSEELTVNMYPMDYEEFKWALGDRVSVPMLEECFRDRKSLGDVANRSLMRDFRLYMLVGGMPQAVATYIETNNMEKVDRTKRGIITLYENDFNRIDPSGNASLLFHNIPSELTRNSNRYMAWSSTGGARSHELADVLSEMKESMTVNMSYHANDPGAGMSLHHDTSRFKMFVGDTGLFVTLAFWDKKFTQNVIYEKLLSNKLSADLGYVYENVVAQILKAAGHELHYYTFPTESGKHNYEVDFLISDGDKVSPIEVKSSGYKAHASLDAFCSKFSSRIKNEYLVYTKDMRKDGTVLCLPVYMTMFL
- a CDS encoding site-specific integrase, translating into MTSPKKKTKLKEPVRVRTKKLADGSESFYLDIYVNGKRSYEFLKLYLLPEVSAKVKEQNRATRAAVEAIKSQRIIDITNGKAGIRRNAGWQKLLLTDWLDKFKAAQERKGIRNIALLGSVIKVVTLYGKKTRMGDIDKKWALGFIDWLQNSYNRQNKVSEGIRNSAYAPKEGRISQGTAVSYISQLSIALNAAVRAEVLGENPFMLLSAAERVKKPESQRQFLTIEELKKITATDCYNPVVKQAYLFSCYCGLRMSDIYALKWKDVQMNDGRYLLSVVMKKTSTPVYIPLSNNALAWLPERNEDENSPIFSGLPSLMTINKILKVWAKSAGIDKHLTFHTSRHTFGTLMMTVGADLYTTCKLMGHSDVRTTQIYAKIVDSKKIEAVNLVDKMFEKRNEKEEND
- a CDS encoding site-specific integrase — translated: MKVEKFKVLLYLKKSGLDKSGKAPIMGRITVNRTMAQFGCKLSCTPELWNPRESRLNGKSKEAVEINAKIEKLLLAVNNAFDNLMSRKVDFDATDVKNHFQGSMETQMTLMKMTDVICDDLKARIGIDRAKGTYPGYHYMRLTLGEFIEHQYKVKDLAFGQLTEQFIHDYQAFAMENKGYAIDTVRHHLAILKKICRLAYKEGYADRSHFQHFTLPKQSDKTPRALSRESFEKIRDVEIPAYRKSHILARDMFLFGCYTGVCYADVVSITRENLCTDEDGALWLKYRRKKNELRASVKLLPEAIDLIEKYHSEERDTLFPLLRWSNLRRHMKALAALAGIKDDLCYHQARHSFASLITLEAGVPIETISRMLGHSDISTTQVYARVSPKKLFEDMDKFIEATQDFKLTL
- a CDS encoding site-specific integrase: MRSTFSLLPYINRSKVKTDGTTAVLCRITIDGKQTVISTGIYCRPEDWNGRKNEIKIIRENNRLREYLRLTEEAYTEILKSQGVVSAEMLKNHISLNNIHPTTLLQMGEWERERLKKHSEEIDSTSSYRASMYYQKYLTDFIASTGKKDIPLEEVTEDFGKSYKAHLKKCKNFGVSQTNHCLRWLNRLLYLAVDKEIIRVNPCEDLEYETKPEARHRYISRDEFKKILSTPMYDKRMELARRAFIFSTLTGLAYADIQLLHPHHIGTNAEGRRYIRINRKKTKVEAFIPLHPIAEQILSLYNTTDDEKPVFPLPNRDALWFEVHELGITIGKEDNLTYHQSRHSFGTFLISADIPIESIAKMMGHSNIRTTQGYARITDDKISKDMDKLMERRKKISAGEKKENSK